A single region of the Pseudomonas sp. VD-NE ins genome encodes:
- a CDS encoding class 1 fructose-bisphosphatase — protein sequence MSRVTLSRYLIEQTRSNNTPADLRFLIEVVARACKEISHAVSKGALGGVLGSMGTENVQGEVQKKLDVISNEILLEANEWGGHLAGMASEEMDNAYQIPGKYPKGAYLLVFDPLDGSSNIDINAPVGTIFSVLRCPNEYLSQNEPLNEKAFLQPGTQQVAAGYAIYGPQTMLVLTLGDGVKGFTLDREMGSFVLTHEDITIPESTQEFAINMSNQRHWEAPVQRYVGELLAGEEGPLKKNYNMRWVAAMVADVHRILTRGGLFMYPRDSREPSKPGKLRLMYEANPMSFLVEQAGGASTDGHQRILDIQPEGLHQRVAVFLGSKEEVARATAYHKE from the coding sequence ATGTCCCGCGTTACCCTGAGTCGCTATTTGATTGAGCAGACCCGCAGCAATAACACTCCTGCTGATCTGCGTTTCCTGATCGAAGTGGTGGCGCGTGCTTGCAAAGAAATCAGCCACGCCGTGTCCAAAGGCGCCCTGGGTGGTGTTCTGGGCAGCATGGGCACTGAAAACGTTCAAGGCGAAGTGCAGAAGAAGCTCGACGTGATCTCCAACGAGATCCTGCTCGAAGCCAACGAGTGGGGCGGTCACCTGGCCGGCATGGCGTCCGAAGAAATGGACAACGCCTACCAGATCCCGGGCAAATACCCGAAAGGCGCGTACCTGCTGGTATTTGACCCACTGGACGGCTCGTCGAACATCGACATCAACGCCCCGGTCGGCACTATCTTCTCGGTACTGCGTTGCCCGAACGAATACCTGAGCCAGAACGAGCCGCTGAACGAGAAAGCGTTCCTGCAGCCAGGCACTCAGCAAGTTGCCGCCGGTTACGCAATCTACGGCCCGCAGACCATGCTGGTACTGACCCTGGGCGACGGCGTCAAAGGCTTCACCCTCGACCGTGAAATGGGCAGCTTCGTGCTGACCCACGAAGACATCACCATTCCTGAATCGACCCAGGAATTCGCCATCAACATGTCCAACCAGCGTCACTGGGAAGCCCCGGTACAACGCTATGTGGGCGAGCTGCTGGCCGGTGAAGAAGGTCCGCTGAAAAAGAACTACAACATGCGTTGGGTCGCCGCGATGGTTGCCGACGTACACCGCATTCTGACCCGTGGCGGTCTGTTCATGTACCCGCGCGACAGCCGTGAGCCATCCAAGCCAGGCAAACTGCGTCTGATGTACGAAGCCAACCCGATGTCGTTCCTCGTGGAACAAGCGGGCGGCGCGTCCACCGACGGTCACCAGCGCATTCTCGACATCCAGCCGGAAGGCCTGCACCAGCGCGTAGCAGTGTTCCTCGGCTCGAAAGAAGAAGTCGCCCGCGCTACGGCCTACCACAAGGAGTAA
- the hutU gene encoding urocanate hydratase yields MTDNKPTKVRNVEIRASRGNKLTAKSWLTEAPLRMLMNNLDPEVAENPKELVVYGGIGRAARNWECYDKIVESLTNLNDDETLLVQSGKPVGVFKTHSNAPRVLIANSNLVPHWASWEHFNELDAKGLAMYGQMTAGSWIYIGSQGIVQGTYETFVEAGRQHYNDNLTGKWVLTAGLGGMGGAQPLAATLAGACSLNIECQQVSIDFRLKSRYVDEQAKDLDDALARIDKYTKEGKAISIALLGNAAEILPELVKRGVRPDMVTDQTSAHDPLNGYLPAGWTWDEYRARAKTEPAAVIKAAKQSMAVHVKAMLEFQKQGIPTFDYGNNIRQMAQEEGVENAFDFPGFVPAYIRPLFCRGIGPFRWAALSGDPQDIYKTDAKVKELIPDDAHLHNWLDMARERISFQGLPARICWVGLGLRAKLGLAFNEMVRSGELSAPIVIGRDHLDSGSVASPNRETESMQDGSDAVSDWPLLNALLNTASGATWVSLHHGGGVGMGFSQHSGMVIVCDGTDEAAERIARVLHNDPATGVMRHADAGYQIAIDCAKEQGLNLPMITGGK; encoded by the coding sequence GTGACTGACAATAAGCCTACTAAGGTTCGTAACGTCGAAATCCGTGCATCGCGCGGCAACAAGCTGACCGCCAAGAGCTGGCTGACCGAAGCGCCGCTGCGCATGCTGATGAACAACCTCGACCCGGAAGTCGCCGAGAACCCGAAAGAGCTGGTGGTTTACGGTGGTATCGGTCGCGCCGCGCGTAACTGGGAGTGCTACGACAAGATCGTCGAAAGCCTGACCAACCTGAATGACGACGAGACCCTGCTGGTGCAATCCGGCAAGCCGGTCGGCGTGTTCAAGACCCACAGCAATGCCCCGCGCGTACTGATCGCCAACTCCAACCTCGTCCCACACTGGGCGAGCTGGGAGCACTTCAACGAACTCGACGCCAAAGGCCTGGCCATGTACGGCCAGATGACCGCCGGCAGCTGGATCTACATCGGCAGCCAGGGCATCGTGCAAGGCACCTACGAAACCTTTGTCGAAGCCGGTCGCCAGCACTACAACGACAACCTCACCGGCAAGTGGGTGTTGACCGCCGGCCTCGGTGGCATGGGCGGCGCACAACCGCTGGCAGCAACCCTGGCCGGCGCTTGCTCGCTGAACATCGAATGCCAGCAAGTCAGTATCGATTTCCGTCTGAAAAGCCGTTACGTCGACGAGCAAGCCAAAGACCTCGACGACGCCCTGGCGCGCATCGACAAATACACCAAGGAAGGCAAAGCGATCTCCATCGCCCTGCTCGGTAACGCGGCAGAAATTCTGCCGGAACTGGTCAAGCGCGGCGTGCGCCCGGACATGGTCACCGACCAGACCAGCGCCCACGACCCGCTCAACGGTTACCTGCCGGCCGGCTGGACCTGGGACGAATACCGCGCCCGCGCCAAGACCGAACCGGCCGCTGTGATCAAAGCCGCCAAGCAGTCGATGGCCGTGCACGTCAAAGCCATGCTGGAATTCCAGAAGCAAGGCATTCCGACCTTCGACTACGGCAACAACATCCGTCAGATGGCGCAGGAAGAAGGCGTCGAAAACGCGTTCGATTTCCCGGGCTTCGTACCGGCCTACATCCGTCCGCTGTTCTGCCGTGGCATCGGCCCGTTCCGTTGGGCGGCGCTGTCGGGCGATCCGCAAGACATCTACAAAACCGACGCCAAGGTCAAAGAGCTGATCCCGGACGACGCGCACCTGCACAACTGGCTGGACATGGCCCGCGAGCGCATCAGCTTCCAGGGTCTGCCGGCACGTATCTGCTGGGTCGGTCTGGGCCTGCGCGCCAAGCTCGGTCTGGCCTTCAACGAGATGGTCCGCAGCGGCGAATTGTCCGCACCTATCGTGATCGGTCGCGACCACCTCGACTCCGGCTCGGTCGCCAGCCCTAACCGCGAAACCGAATCGATGCAGGACGGCTCCGACGCCGTGTCCGACTGGCCACTGCTCAACGCTTTGCTCAACACCGCGAGCGGCGCGACCTGGGTTTCCCTGCACCACGGCGGCGGCGTCGGCATGGGCTTCTCGCAGCACTCGGGCATGGTGATTGTCTGCGACGGCACTGACGAAGCGGCCGAGCGTATTGCGCGCGTACTGCACAACGACCCGGCCACCGGTGTCATGCGTCACGCCGATGCCGGTTACCAGATCGCCATCGACTGCGCCAAGGAACAGGGCCTGAACCTGCCGATGATTACCGGCGGCAAGTAA
- a CDS encoding lipoprotein, which yields MSLRSLALLSFCVLLAACSKVNQENYSKLSAGMAKAEVETLLGKPTDCSGALGMSSCTWGDKNSFISVQYAGDKVLMFSGQGLK from the coding sequence ATGTCGCTGCGATCTCTCGCCCTGCTGTCGTTTTGCGTGCTGTTGGCCGCATGCAGCAAGGTCAATCAGGAAAACTATTCGAAGCTCTCGGCCGGTATGGCCAAGGCTGAAGTCGAGACTCTGCTCGGCAAGCCCACCGATTGCTCGGGCGCGCTCGGCATGTCCAGTTGCACCTGGGGCGACAAGAACAGCTTTATCAGCGTGCAGTACGCCGGTGACAAAGTGCTGATGTTTTCCGGCCAAGGCCTGAAGTAA
- a CDS encoding methyl-accepting chemotaxis protein yields MYNSDQQATRTNSVAAAINQLGAAAQEIAQNAALASQHSSDARSLAVDGQQVVDKTIQAMQQLSAKISDSCGNIETLNSNTVNIGQILEVITSISQQTNLLALNAAIEAARAGEAGRGFAVVADEVRNLAHRTQDSAQQVQKMIEELQVGARQAVSIMTESQRESESSVGIANQAGERLGSVTQRIGEIDGMNQSVATATEEQTAVVESINVDINEINTLNQEGVENLQATLRACSDLEQQAARLKQLVGSFRI; encoded by the coding sequence ATGTACAACTCCGACCAGCAAGCCACCCGCACCAACAGCGTGGCCGCGGCGATCAACCAACTCGGCGCCGCCGCCCAGGAAATTGCCCAGAACGCTGCGCTCGCCTCGCAGCACTCCAGTGATGCGCGCAGCCTCGCGGTCGACGGTCAGCAGGTTGTCGATAAAACCATCCAGGCCATGCAGCAGTTGTCGGCGAAGATCAGCGATTCGTGCGGCAACATCGAAACCCTGAACAGCAACACGGTGAACATCGGCCAGATTCTCGAAGTGATCACCAGCATTTCCCAGCAGACCAACCTGCTCGCACTCAACGCCGCGATTGAAGCTGCGCGTGCCGGTGAAGCCGGTCGTGGTTTCGCGGTGGTCGCGGACGAAGTGCGCAACTTGGCGCACCGCACTCAGGATTCGGCGCAGCAAGTGCAGAAGATGATCGAAGAGCTGCAGGTCGGCGCACGTCAGGCAGTCAGCATCATGACCGAGAGCCAGCGCGAGAGCGAAAGCAGCGTCGGCATCGCCAATCAGGCAGGCGAACGCCTGGGCAGCGTGACCCAGCGTATCGGCGAGATCGACGGGATGAACCAGTCGGTGGCCACCGCGACTGAAGAGCAGACCGCTGTGGTTGAATCGATCAACGTGGATATCAACGAGATCAACACGCTGAACCAGGAAGGTGTGGAGAACTTGCAGGCGACGTTGCGGGCGTGCTCGGATCTGGAGCAGCAGGCGGCGCGTCTCAAACAGTTGGTCGGTAGCTTTCGCATTTAA
- a CDS encoding HutD family protein — MSPVKVLRAEGYPRMPWKNGGGSTEEITRDAGAGLDGFGWRLSIADIAESGGFSTFAGYQRVITVLQGDGMTLCVDGDDTRPLLPLDPFAFSGESQVSCTLLGGAIRDFNLIYAPQRYSARLQWLDGEQRFFSSAGTVLVFSVSELLEVAVGDSTSQLGRHDCLQLDGNSGLAEVSTNAACCVIELTAR; from the coding sequence ATGAGTCCGGTGAAGGTTTTACGCGCTGAAGGCTACCCGCGCATGCCGTGGAAAAACGGCGGTGGCAGCACTGAAGAAATCACCCGTGATGCGGGCGCCGGTCTGGACGGTTTCGGCTGGCGCCTGTCGATTGCCGACATCGCCGAGTCGGGCGGCTTCTCGACCTTCGCCGGTTACCAGCGAGTGATTACGGTGTTGCAGGGTGACGGTATGACCCTGTGCGTCGACGGCGACGATACGCGACCATTGCTACCGCTCGACCCGTTTGCCTTCAGCGGCGAAAGCCAGGTGTCGTGCACACTGCTCGGTGGCGCGATTCGTGACTTCAATCTGATTTACGCGCCACAGCGTTACAGCGCGCGTTTGCAGTGGCTGGACGGTGAGCAGCGGTTCTTCAGCTCGGCGGGGACGGTATTGGTGTTCAGTGTCAGTGAGCTGCTGGAAGTGGCGGTTGGCGACAGCACATCGCAGTTGGGGCGACATGATTGTCTGCAGCTGGACGGTAACAGTGGGCTGGCCGAAGTCTCCACCAATGCCGCATGCTGCGTGATCGAGCTGACTGCGCGCTGA
- a CDS encoding formimidoylglutamate deiminase: MSAFFAERALLPNGWANNVRLEVSAEGVLTQIQADSTADGAERLSGPLLPGMPNLHSHAFQRAMAGLAEVAGNPNDSFWTWRDLMYRLVGKISPDQLGVIARQLYIEMLKAGYTSVAEFHYVHHDSNGQPYADPAELALRISQAASESGIGLTLLPVLYSHSGFGGQTPNDGQRRFINSTENYLNLQSRLQPLLAQQKAQSLGLCFHSLRAVTPQQISEVLAASDKQCPVHIHIAEQQKEVDDCLSWSGRRPLQWLYENTQVDQRWCLVHATHANPEEVTLMAKSRAIAGLCLTTEANLGDGIFPAVDFLAQGGRMGIGSDSHVSLSVVEELRWLEYGQRLRDQRRNRLYGADQPMVGRTLYDAALDGGAQALGQPIGALEVGKRADWIVLDGNDPYLATASGDGILNRWLFAGGDRQVRDVLVNGQWVVRDGRHAGEEDSARAFTQVLRDLLG; the protein is encoded by the coding sequence ATGTCCGCCTTCTTTGCCGAACGCGCGCTGCTGCCTAACGGATGGGCCAACAATGTACGTCTTGAGGTCAGCGCCGAGGGCGTGCTGACCCAAATCCAGGCCGATTCCACCGCAGATGGCGCCGAACGGCTGAGTGGTCCTCTGCTGCCGGGCATGCCGAATCTGCACTCCCACGCGTTCCAGCGGGCGATGGCGGGACTGGCCGAAGTGGCCGGCAACCCCAATGACAGTTTCTGGACGTGGCGCGATCTGATGTACCGGCTCGTCGGAAAAATCAGCCCCGATCAACTCGGCGTGATTGCCCGTCAGCTGTACATCGAAATGCTCAAGGCCGGTTACACCTCGGTCGCCGAATTTCACTACGTGCACCACGACAGCAACGGCCAGCCTTATGCCGATCCGGCTGAGCTGGCGTTGCGCATCAGTCAGGCCGCAAGCGAAAGCGGCATCGGTCTGACCTTGCTGCCGGTGCTCTACAGCCACTCCGGTTTTGGCGGCCAGACACCGAATGACGGCCAGCGTCGCTTTATCAACAGCACCGAAAATTACCTGAACCTGCAATCGCGTTTGCAGCCGTTACTGGCGCAGCAAAAGGCGCAGTCGCTGGGCCTGTGCTTTCACTCGTTGCGCGCAGTCACGCCGCAGCAGATCAGCGAAGTATTGGCGGCCAGCGACAAGCAATGCCCTGTGCATATTCACATCGCCGAACAGCAGAAGGAAGTCGACGACTGCCTGAGCTGGAGCGGTCGGCGGCCGCTGCAATGGCTGTACGAAAATACCCAAGTCGATCAGCGCTGGTGCCTGGTGCACGCCACTCACGCCAACCCGGAAGAAGTCACGCTGATGGCCAAGAGTCGCGCCATTGCCGGCCTGTGCCTGACCACTGAAGCGAATCTGGGCGACGGGATTTTCCCGGCGGTGGATTTCCTCGCTCAGGGCGGGCGCATGGGCATCGGTTCCGACAGCCATGTGTCGCTCAGTGTGGTGGAAGAGTTGCGTTGGCTGGAATACGGCCAGCGTCTGCGCGATCAGCGGCGTAACCGTTTGTACGGTGCGGATCAGCCGATGGTTGGGCGCACGTTGTATGACGCGGCGCTGGATGGCGGTGCGCAGGCGTTGGGGCAGCCGATCGGGGCGCTGGAAGTGGGCAAGCGTGCGGACTGGATTGTGCTCGATGGCAATGATCCGTATCTGGCGACGGCCAGTGGCGACGGAATTTTGAATCGCTGGCTGTTTGCCGGCGGCGATCGTCAGGTGCGCGATGTATTGGTCAATGGCCAGTGGGTTGTACGTGATGGCCGGCATGCTGGCGAAGAAGACAGTGCGCGTGCCTTCACCCAGGTCCTGCGCGATCTTTTAGGCTGA
- a CDS encoding lipocalin family protein, with product MKRLLLILFAGLVLAGCATSGVDPLAPKTVNSVNLKRYQGTWYELARLPMYFQRNCAQSEAHYTLKPDGNVAVLNRCLTPQWQWEEVKGTAYPQVSGKTDKLWVEFDTWFSRLIPGVAKGEYWVLYVSDDYKTAIVGDPSRKYMWLLSRTPTVNGVVREELLSKARQQGYDTTRLIWRASDRQMAKTSN from the coding sequence ATGAAGCGGTTATTGCTGATCCTTTTTGCCGGCCTGGTACTGGCCGGCTGCGCCACTTCCGGCGTCGACCCGTTGGCGCCGAAAACCGTCAACAGCGTCAATCTCAAGCGCTATCAGGGCACGTGGTACGAGCTGGCACGCTTGCCGATGTACTTCCAGCGCAATTGTGCGCAGTCCGAAGCCCATTACACCCTCAAGCCTGACGGCAATGTCGCGGTGCTCAATCGCTGCCTGACCCCGCAATGGCAGTGGGAAGAGGTCAAGGGCACGGCTTATCCACAGGTGTCGGGCAAGACCGACAAGCTCTGGGTCGAATTCGATACCTGGTTCTCACGCCTGATTCCGGGTGTGGCGAAAGGTGAATACTGGGTGCTGTACGTCAGCGATGACTACAAGACCGCCATCGTCGGTGACCCGAGCCGCAAGTACATGTGGTTGTTGTCGCGCACGCCGACCGTTAATGGTGTGGTGCGTGAAGAACTGCTGAGCAAGGCGCGTCAGCAAGGCTATGACACCACGCGCTTGATCTGGCGCGCGTCGGATCGGCAGATGGCCAAGACCTCAAATTAA
- a CDS encoding DUF924 family protein, whose amino-acid sequence MTAPWQPLLDWWFGQAESPDEIAADKGKLWFGKRDSQDLEARERFGVFVDQALAGGLIEWTQRPEGWLAVVLLLDQLPRMIFRDTPKAFSGDLRAQKLVAQGIAADFDRQLKPIQRVFIYLVFEHCENLAVQNEAVSRFIELVAEQPEGERSVFADNLDYAERHQKVIARFGRFPHRNAVLGRESTAEELVFLSEPGSRF is encoded by the coding sequence ATGACCGCGCCCTGGCAGCCGTTGCTCGATTGGTGGTTCGGACAAGCCGAATCCCCCGACGAGATTGCGGCTGACAAGGGCAAGTTGTGGTTCGGCAAGCGAGACAGCCAAGACCTCGAAGCGCGTGAGCGTTTCGGGGTCTTTGTCGATCAGGCCCTCGCTGGCGGATTGATCGAGTGGACGCAACGTCCCGAAGGTTGGCTGGCGGTAGTGCTACTGCTCGATCAACTGCCGCGAATGATCTTTCGCGACACCCCCAAAGCGTTCTCCGGTGATCTGCGCGCGCAGAAACTCGTCGCCCAAGGCATTGCGGCGGATTTTGATCGGCAGTTGAAACCGATCCAGCGTGTATTCATTTATCTGGTGTTTGAGCACTGCGAGAATCTTGCGGTGCAGAACGAAGCGGTTTCCAGATTTATTGAGTTGGTGGCTGAACAGCCGGAAGGGGAGCGGTCGGTGTTTGCCGACAATCTGGATTATGCCGAGCGGCATCAAAAGGTGATTGCACGGTTTGGCCGGTTTCCGCATCGCAATGCGGTGTTGGGGCGGGAGTCTACGGCTGAGGAGTTGGTGTTTCTTTCCGAGCCTGGCTCTAGATTTTAA
- the hutC gene encoding histidine utilization repressor: MGDSPAPLYARVKQMITQQIDSGNWPPHYRVPSESELVNQLGFSRMTINRALREMTADGLLVRMQGVGTFVAEPKSQSALFEVHNIADEIASRGHRHTCQVITLEEEAAGSERALALDMREGQKVFHSLIVHYENDIPVQIEDRFVNALVAPEYLKQDFTLQTPYAYLNQVAPLTEGEHVVEAILAESSECKLLQIEKGEPCLLIRRRTWSGRQPVTAARLIHPGSRHRLEGRFHK, encoded by the coding sequence ATGGGCGACAGTCCGGCGCCCTTGTACGCCCGCGTCAAACAGATGATCACCCAGCAGATCGACAGCGGAAACTGGCCGCCGCACTACCGCGTGCCGTCCGAAAGCGAGCTGGTCAATCAACTCGGCTTCAGCCGCATGACCATCAACCGCGCCCTGCGCGAGATGACTGCTGACGGCTTGTTGGTGCGCATGCAAGGCGTCGGCACGTTCGTCGCCGAACCGAAGAGCCAGTCTGCGCTGTTCGAAGTGCATAACATCGCCGACGAAATTGCTTCCCGTGGTCATCGCCACACCTGCCAGGTCATCACCCTCGAAGAAGAGGCCGCCGGTTCCGAACGCGCGCTGGCGCTGGACATGCGTGAAGGGCAGAAAGTATTTCACTCGCTGATCGTGCATTACGAAAACGATATCCCGGTGCAAATCGAAGACCGTTTCGTCAACGCGCTGGTCGCCCCGGAATACCTCAAGCAGGACTTCACCCTGCAAACGCCTTACGCCTATTTGAACCAGGTGGCGCCGCTGACCGAAGGCGAGCATGTGGTCGAAGCGATTCTTGCCGAGTCGTCCGAATGCAAGTTGCTGCAGATTGAAAAAGGCGAGCCGTGCCTGTTGATTCGTCGCCGCACGTGGTCGGGGCGTCAGCCGGTGACGGCTGCACGTTTGATTCACCCAGGTTCCCGTCATCGTCTGGAAGGGCGGTTCCATAAATAG